Proteins encoded within one genomic window of Tabrizicola piscis:
- the lgt gene encoding prolipoprotein diacylglyceryl transferase — protein sequence MIPFPDLSPTLFEVEIFGLTLALRWYALAYIAGIVFGWWIILRAIRTPHLWQGTPPLTAEQVERFSTWAVVGIILGGRLGYVLFYDPATYLAEPWKIPFVWEGGMAFHGGFAGVAVAGLWFCRREKIPMLSMGDLLALAVPVGLMLGRLANFINAELWGRPTTLPWGVIFPGEAAQTCQGVVGLCARHPSQLYQAALEGLLLAIVLIWLAFRRGWLKRPGAIMGVFLLGYGLARFAVEFVRQPDAQFVSEGNPIGLALHIGGYGLTMGQVLSLPMIAAGLWFAMRARAR from the coding sequence ATGATCCCCTTCCCCGACCTGTCGCCCACCCTGTTCGAGGTCGAGATCTTCGGCCTGACACTTGCCCTGCGCTGGTATGCGCTGGCCTATATCGCCGGGATCGTCTTTGGCTGGTGGATCATCCTGCGCGCCATCCGCACGCCGCACCTGTGGCAGGGCACCCCGCCCCTGACGGCCGAGCAGGTGGAGCGGTTTTCCACCTGGGCGGTGGTTGGCATCATCCTTGGCGGGCGGCTTGGCTATGTCCTGTTCTATGACCCAGCCACCTACCTTGCCGAACCGTGGAAGATCCCCTTCGTCTGGGAAGGTGGCATGGCGTTTCACGGCGGCTTTGCCGGTGTGGCCGTTGCCGGTCTGTGGTTCTGCCGTCGTGAAAAGATCCCCATGCTGTCCATGGGCGACCTTCTGGCGTTGGCGGTGCCGGTCGGGCTGATGCTGGGCCGGCTGGCCAATTTCATCAACGCCGAGCTTTGGGGCCGACCAACCACCCTGCCCTGGGGCGTGATCTTCCCGGGCGAGGCCGCACAAACCTGCCAGGGCGTCGTGGGCCTTTGCGCGCGCCACCCCAGCCAGTTGTACCAAGCGGCACTTGAGGGGCTCTTGCTGGCCATTGTCCTGATCTGGCTGGCCTTCCGGCGCGGGTGGCTGAAGCGGCCGGGCGCGATCATGGGGGTGTTCCTGCTGGGCTACGGTCTGGCGCGCTTCGCCGTCGAATTCGTCCGCCAGCCCGACGCGCAATTCGTCAGCGAAGGCAACCCTATCGGCCTTGCGCTGCACATCGGCGGCTATGGGCTGACCATGGGCCAGGTCCTTTCCCTGCCGATGATCGCGGCGGGCCTGTGGTTTGCCATGCGCGCCAGGGCGCGCTGA
- a CDS encoding GNAT family N-acetyltransferase, which produces MTPDALSTLHARAFTTPRPWSAEEFAGWLADPLTFLLVEGDAGFLLGRAVAGEAELLTVAVAPEARGRGLGQRLVSRFLYQARLRGAEVAFLEVAEDNGPARAVYSRAGFAESGRRRGYYRTPQGQAVDALVLRRVLTDGAGTGST; this is translated from the coding sequence GTGACGCCTGACGCCCTCTCAACCTTGCACGCCCGCGCCTTCACGACGCCCCGACCGTGGAGTGCGGAAGAATTCGCCGGCTGGCTTGCCGATCCTTTGACCTTCCTGCTGGTCGAAGGGGATGCCGGGTTCCTGCTTGGCCGGGCCGTCGCGGGCGAGGCGGAGCTTTTGACCGTGGCCGTCGCCCCCGAGGCGCGGGGCCGGGGGCTTGGGCAACGCCTTGTCTCACGCTTTCTTTATCAGGCGCGGCTGAGGGGGGCCGAGGTGGCCTTTCTGGAAGTGGCCGAGGATAACGGACCGGCAAGAGCGGTTTATTCCCGCGCCGGTTTCGCGGAATCCGGGCGGCGGCGCGGCTATTACCGCACGCCACAGGGGCAGGCGGTCGATGCACTGGTCCTGCGGCGGGTGCTGACGGATGGGGCAGGCACAGGCTCAACCTGA
- a CDS encoding accessory factor UbiK family protein: MQTRNKFLDDMSQLMTNAMGVAQGAKTEAETAFKSMVDRWMADRDFVTREEFDAARAMAQKAREENAALEARIVALEAALVKKKG, translated from the coding sequence ATGCAGACCCGCAACAAGTTTCTGGACGACATGAGCCAGCTGATGACCAATGCGATGGGCGTGGCCCAAGGCGCCAAGACCGAGGCCGAGACCGCCTTCAAAAGCATGGTCGACCGCTGGATGGCCGACCGGGATTTCGTGACGCGCGAAGAATTCGATGCCGCCCGCGCCATGGCCCAGAAAGCCCGCGAAGAGAACGCGGCGCTGGAGGCGCGGATCGTGGCGCTGGAAGCGGCGCTGGTGAAGAAGAAGGGTTAA
- a CDS encoding BMP family lipoprotein, with translation MTFMKSLMGATAMALTAGAALAEPAIIFDLGGKFDKSFNEAAFNGAEKWAKETGGTYKELEMQSEAQREQALRRLAESGANPVVMTGFAFGDVLNTVAPDFPDTKFAIIDMVVEQPNVKSVVFTEHEGSYLVGMMAGLASKTGTVGFIGGMDIPLIRRFGCGYAQGVVAANPDAKVVLNMTGTTPAAWNDPVKGAELAKGQKAQGADVIYAAAGGTGVGVLQAAADEGILSIGVDSNQNGMHPGMVLTSMLKRVDVAVYNAFMEGTDLAPGINVLDLKAEGVGYAMDENNASLVTPEMQAAVDAAAEKIKAGELVVHDYMSDNTCPAATF, from the coding sequence ATGACCTTCATGAAATCCCTGATGGGCGCCACTGCCATGGCCCTCACTGCTGGCGCAGCGCTGGCGGAACCTGCGATCATCTTCGATCTGGGTGGCAAGTTCGACAAGTCGTTCAACGAGGCCGCCTTCAACGGCGCCGAGAAATGGGCCAAGGAAACCGGCGGCACCTACAAGGAACTGGAGATGCAGTCCGAGGCCCAGCGTGAGCAGGCCCTGCGGCGTCTGGCCGAATCCGGTGCCAACCCAGTCGTGATGACCGGCTTTGCCTTCGGCGACGTGCTGAACACCGTGGCCCCCGACTTCCCGGATACCAAGTTTGCAATCATCGACATGGTGGTGGAACAGCCAAACGTGAAATCGGTGGTCTTCACCGAACATGAAGGCAGCTACCTTGTCGGCATGATGGCCGGCCTTGCCTCGAAAACCGGCACTGTCGGCTTCATCGGCGGCATGGACATCCCGCTGATCCGCCGCTTTGGCTGCGGCTATGCGCAAGGCGTTGTCGCCGCGAACCCGGATGCCAAGGTCGTCCTCAACATGACCGGCACCACCCCGGCGGCGTGGAACGACCCGGTCAAGGGCGCGGAACTGGCCAAAGGCCAGAAGGCGCAAGGCGCGGACGTGATCTATGCGGCGGCCGGCGGCACGGGCGTGGGCGTCCTGCAGGCGGCGGCCGATGAAGGCATCCTGTCGATCGGCGTGGACAGCAACCAGAACGGGATGCACCCGGGCATGGTTCTGACATCGATGCTGAAGCGGGTGGACGTGGCCGTCTACAACGCCTTCATGGAAGGCACCGATCTTGCCCCCGGCATCAACGTGCTGGACCTCAAGGCGGAAGGCGTCGGATACGCGATGGATGAAAACAATGCCTCGCTGGTGACCCCGGAAATGCAGGCCGCCGTCGACGCAGCCGCCGAGAAGATCAAGGCGGGTGAGCTGGTCGTGCACGACTACATGTCGGACAACACCTGCCCGGCAGCGACGTTCTAA
- a CDS encoding diacylglycerol kinase has protein sequence MSGTRPPRKTGLAHFVAAAGYSIGGARRLWRESAFRQEVLALGALVVIFAVTGATMAEFLGLLILSLIVLAVEALNTAIEELVDNASPGWSEFAKNTKDLGSFAVMCALVATGLYALWVVVL, from the coding sequence ATGTCGGGGACAAGGCCGCCGCGCAAGACCGGTCTGGCGCATTTCGTGGCCGCAGCGGGTTATTCCATCGGCGGCGCGCGGCGGCTGTGGCGCGAATCCGCCTTTCGGCAAGAGGTGCTGGCCCTTGGCGCTCTGGTCGTGATCTTCGCCGTCACCGGCGCGACCATGGCGGAGTTTCTGGGCCTGCTGATCCTGTCGCTGATCGTTCTGGCCGTCGAAGCCCTGAACACGGCCATCGAGGAACTGGTCGACAACGCCTCGCCCGGCTGGTCGGAGTTTGCGAAGAACACAAAGGACCTGGGGTCTTTCGCGGTGATGTGCGCGCTGGTCGCAACCGGGCTTTATGCGCTCTGGGTGGTGGTCCTTTAG
- the tsaB gene encoding tRNA (adenosine(37)-N6)-threonylcarbamoyltransferase complex dimerization subunit type 1 TsaB — translation MTSHEKLPLLAFDTSAAHFAAALLFADRVILRHEPMEKGQAERLVPLLEELLAEGGIGWPDLKALAVGTGPGNFTGVRIAVAAARGLALGLGIPAIGVTRLEALAHGLPRPLTVVEDARRGEVYVQAFNADGAGPAGLVALETLALTGPATGSAAGPQALGPAQPLAEAIARIGAERALTPQPRPAPFYLRGADAAPPSDPPPVILDA, via the coding sequence ATGACATCGCACGAAAAGCTTCCCCTTCTGGCCTTTGACACTTCGGCCGCGCATTTCGCGGCCGCTTTGCTGTTCGCAGACCGGGTGATCCTGCGGCATGAACCGATGGAGAAGGGCCAAGCCGAACGTCTTGTGCCACTTCTGGAGGAACTGCTTGCGGAAGGTGGCATTGGCTGGCCGGACCTGAAAGCGCTGGCGGTGGGCACCGGGCCGGGCAACTTTACCGGCGTTCGGATCGCGGTTGCCGCCGCCCGGGGTCTGGCCTTGGGACTGGGCATCCCGGCGATCGGGGTCACCCGGCTGGAGGCGTTGGCACATGGCCTGCCGCGCCCCCTGACAGTCGTCGAAGACGCCCGGCGCGGTGAGGTCTATGTGCAGGCGTTCAATGCCGATGGCGCAGGTCCGGCCGGGCTGGTCGCGTTGGAAACTCTGGCGCTGACAGGCCCGGCGACCGGATCGGCGGCAGGCCCGCAAGCCCTTGGCCCCGCGCAGCCATTGGCCGAAGCGATTGCCCGAATCGGCGCCGAGCGGGCCCTGACCCCGCAGCCGCGCCCGGCGCCGTTCTATTTGCGCGGGGCGGATGCAGCCCCCCCGTCCGATCCGCCACCGGTGATCCTGGATGCCTGA
- a CDS encoding purine-nucleoside phosphorylase: protein MTDAASLAQAIRARAGDAPVRLGLILGSGLGHIAHQVEGVAIPYDDLPGFPHVGVSGHNPNLHIGTLEGVRVAVFGAREHYYENGNPRAMLLPLQVLKALGASELILTNAAGSLRPDIAPGDLMLLSDHINYSGLNPLIGEKTDARFVPMTDAHDPGLRSALKAAAAREGLALPEGVYCWYSGPSFETPAEIRMLKTLGGDAVGMSTVPEVILARFLGLRVAAISTITNMAAGMSDEKISHEHTKAMAPLGAAKLERILRDFLRTLRQGA, encoded by the coding sequence ATGACCGATGCTGCCAGCCTTGCCCAAGCGATCCGCGCCCGCGCCGGGGATGCGCCCGTCAGACTTGGCCTGATCCTCGGCTCGGGCCTTGGCCATATCGCGCATCAGGTTGAAGGCGTGGCGATCCCTTACGATGACCTTCCCGGCTTCCCGCATGTGGGCGTTTCCGGTCACAACCCGAACCTTCATATCGGCACGCTGGAAGGCGTCCGGGTCGCCGTATTCGGCGCACGGGAACATTACTATGAAAACGGCAACCCCAGGGCGATGCTGTTGCCACTGCAGGTGCTGAAGGCCTTGGGGGCAAGTGAACTGATCCTGACCAATGCCGCCGGGTCCCTGCGCCCCGACATTGCGCCGGGGGATCTGATGCTGCTGTCAGACCATATCAACTACAGCGGCCTCAACCCGCTGATCGGCGAAAAGACCGACGCCCGCTTCGTGCCGATGACCGACGCGCATGACCCCGGGCTCAGGTCCGCGCTGAAGGCCGCCGCCGCGCGCGAAGGGCTGGCCCTGCCTGAAGGCGTTTACTGCTGGTACTCCGGCCCGTCCTTTGAAACCCCTGCCGAAATCCGCATGCTCAAGACCCTCGGCGGGGATGCCGTCGGCATGTCCACCGTGCCCGAGGTGATCCTTGCCCGCTTCCTTGGCCTGCGGGTCGCTGCCATCTCGACCATCACCAACATGGCCGCCGGGATGAGCGACGAAAAGATCAGCCACGAACACACCAAGGCCATGGCCCCCTTGGGTGCGGCAAAACTGGAACGCATCCTGAGGGATTTCCTGCGGACCCTCCGACAAGGCGCATAG
- a CDS encoding TIGR02186 family protein — translation MIRAHRLVRALLLVLVLAPPALAQETIVSGLSQSRVSITADFDGSEILIYGAVKRDTPAPEGGPLEVIVTVEGPSTPVTVRRKDRVAGIWVNNAEVVVDSAPSFYAVATTGPLNHILSDIENLRHGITIERVIRAVGITAEAEQSGEFLLALLRVRTDEDRYRMLEGKVELTEETLFRADVVLPANLTEGEYKVRLFLLRDKRVVAQQQRLIGVRKEGLERFIFNLAQEQPLIYGLISLVLAAVAGWGASAAFRLVRA, via the coding sequence ATGATCCGCGCGCATCGCCTTGTCAGGGCTCTGCTGCTGGTGCTGGTCCTCGCCCCGCCCGCGCTGGCGCAAGAGACCATCGTCTCGGGCCTCAGCCAGAGCCGGGTGTCGATCACCGCCGATTTTGACGGATCGGAAATCCTGATCTATGGCGCGGTCAAGCGTGACACCCCGGCCCCCGAGGGTGGCCCGTTGGAGGTGATCGTGACGGTGGAAGGGCCGTCAACCCCGGTCACGGTGCGCCGGAAAGATCGGGTGGCAGGCATCTGGGTGAACAACGCCGAGGTGGTGGTGGACAGCGCGCCCAGCTTCTACGCCGTGGCGACAACCGGCCCCTTGAACCATATCCTGTCGGACATCGAAAACCTGCGGCATGGCATCACGATTGAACGGGTGATCCGCGCTGTCGGCATCACGGCCGAGGCAGAGCAGTCAGGCGAATTCCTTCTGGCATTGCTACGTGTGCGGACCGATGAAGACCGCTACCGCATGCTGGAAGGCAAGGTGGAACTGACCGAGGAAACCCTGTTCCGGGCCGATGTGGTCCTGCCCGCAAACCTGACCGAGGGCGAATACAAGGTCAGGCTGTTTCTCCTGCGTGACAAGCGGGTGGTGGCGCAGCAGCAGCGGCTGATCGGCGTCCGGAAAGAGGGGTTGGAGCGGTTCATCTTCAACCTCGCGCAGGAACAGCCGCTGATCTACGGGCTGATCTCGCTGGTGCTGGCTGCGGTCGCCGGGTGGGGGGCTTCGGCGGCCTTCCGGCTGGTCAGGGCCTGA
- a CDS encoding ABC transporter ATP-binding protein, which produces MADSALAIELKGISKAFGPVQANKDINIAVPRGTIHGIIGENGAGKSTLMSILYGFYKADAGEIFVGGQLTAIPDSQSAIRAGIGMVFQHFKLVQNFTVLENIILGAEEGALLNTSLAKARQVLADLSRDYELDVEPDALIEDLSVGHQQRVEILKALYRQADILILDEPTGVLTPAEADHLFRILKGLKDQGKTIILITHKLREIMEATDNVSVMRRGTMVATVKTAETSPEQLAELMVGRKVLLEVEKKPATPGAVVLKVEDLRVRDEHKVERLKGVSFDIRAGEILGIAGVAGNGQSELLAALGGMMRATGRITLNNADLPLSGKGSDGQSRRNAGIAHVPEDRHHYGLILDFTAWENVAFGYFNEPEYQTNALFMNNEALREDTRRKMEKFDVRPPNPWLPAKSFSGGNQQKIVVAREIEQNPELLLIGQPTRGVDIGAIEFIHKQIVALRDQGKAILLVSVELDEIMSLSDRIAVMFDGQLMGFRDPEKTDERELGMMMAGMTGQSPGKGEAA; this is translated from the coding sequence ATGGCGGACAGCGCACTCGCCATTGAACTGAAGGGCATTTCCAAGGCCTTCGGTCCGGTACAGGCGAACAAGGACATCAACATCGCCGTGCCGCGCGGCACGATCCACGGGATCATCGGCGAAAACGGTGCGGGAAAATCGACGCTGATGTCGATCCTGTATGGGTTCTACAAGGCCGACGCCGGCGAGATTTTTGTCGGCGGCCAGTTGACCGCCATCCCCGACAGCCAAAGCGCGATCCGCGCCGGGATCGGCATGGTGTTCCAGCATTTCAAGCTGGTGCAGAATTTCACCGTGCTGGAAAACATCATCCTTGGCGCCGAAGAGGGCGCCCTTCTGAACACCAGCCTCGCCAAGGCGCGTCAGGTGCTTGCGGATCTGTCGCGCGACTATGAACTTGACGTCGAACCCGACGCGCTGATCGAGGACCTGTCGGTCGGCCACCAGCAGCGGGTCGAAATCCTCAAGGCGCTGTACCGGCAGGCCGATATCCTTATTCTCGACGAACCCACGGGTGTCTTGACCCCGGCCGAGGCGGACCACCTGTTCCGCATCCTCAAAGGTTTGAAAGATCAGGGGAAAACCATCATCCTGATCACCCACAAACTGCGCGAGATCATGGAGGCGACGGATAACGTGTCCGTCATGCGGCGCGGCACGATGGTCGCCACGGTCAAGACGGCGGAAACCTCGCCCGAACAGCTGGCCGAGCTGATGGTGGGCCGCAAGGTCCTGCTGGAGGTGGAAAAGAAGCCTGCCACCCCCGGGGCTGTGGTCCTGAAGGTTGAAGACTTGCGGGTGCGGGATGAACACAAGGTCGAACGGCTGAAAGGTGTCAGCTTCGACATCCGCGCGGGCGAAATCCTCGGGATTGCCGGGGTGGCGGGGAACGGGCAGTCGGAACTGCTTGCGGCCTTGGGCGGCATGATGCGCGCCACGGGCCGGATCACGCTGAACAATGCGGACCTGCCGCTGTCGGGCAAGGGGTCCGACGGCCAAAGCCGCCGCAACGCAGGCATCGCCCATGTGCCGGAGGACCGGCATCACTATGGCCTGATCCTTGATTTCACGGCCTGGGAAAACGTGGCCTTCGGCTATTTCAACGAACCGGAATACCAGACGAACGCGTTGTTCATGAATAACGAAGCGCTGCGCGAAGACACCCGCCGCAAGATGGAAAAGTTCGATGTGCGCCCGCCAAACCCGTGGCTTCCCGCCAAAAGCTTTTCCGGCGGCAACCAGCAGAAGATCGTCGTCGCCCGCGAGATCGAGCAGAACCCCGAGCTTCTCCTGATCGGCCAGCCCACGCGCGGCGTGGACATCGGCGCGATCGAGTTCATCCACAAGCAGATCGTCGCCCTGCGCGACCAAGGCAAGGCGATCCTGCTAGTGTCCGTGGAACTGGATGAGATCATGAGCCTGTCTGACCGCATCGCCGTGATGTTCGACGGCCAGTTGATGGGCTTCCGCGACCCCGAAAAAACCGACGAACGCGAGTTGGGGATGATGATGGCCGGGATGACGGGCCAAAGTCCCGGCAAAGGGGAGGCCGCGTGA
- a CDS encoding ABC transporter permease, which produces MDYATLLQLLDSTLRLATPLLLACLAGLFSERSGIFDIGLEGKMLAAAMASGAVAFLTGSVWLGLLAGIGASLVFALIHGLASITFRGNQLISGVALNFLAAGMTVLVAQRLFGQGGRTPPLSGEARFNPVTLPFAESLREVPVLGPLYYEVISGHSLLVYAALGLVPLSWWVLNRTRFGLRLRAVGENPAAVDTAGVSVVGLRFAAVAITGVLCGLAGAYMATALQAGFGKDMTAGRGYIALAALIFAKWRPVAALWACLLFGFFQALALRPDVVEAVVQMKVPVPFLDALPYILTVVVLAGFIGKAIPPRAGGEPYVKER; this is translated from the coding sequence ATGGACTATGCAACGCTGCTGCAACTCCTCGACTCGACCCTGCGTCTGGCTACGCCCTTGCTGCTTGCCTGCCTCGCCGGGTTGTTCTCCGAACGCTCCGGCATCTTCGACATCGGGCTTGAGGGCAAGATGCTGGCTGCCGCCATGGCCTCGGGGGCCGTGGCCTTCCTGACCGGGTCCGTCTGGCTCGGGCTGCTTGCGGGCATTGGTGCCTCGCTCGTCTTCGCGCTGATCCACGGTCTTGCGTCGATCACCTTCCGCGGCAACCAGTTGATTTCCGGCGTGGCGCTTAACTTTCTGGCCGCCGGGATGACCGTCCTTGTGGCGCAGCGCCTGTTCGGTCAGGGCGGCAGGACCCCACCGCTCAGTGGCGAGGCGCGGTTCAACCCGGTCACCCTGCCCTTCGCGGAAAGCCTGCGCGAGGTGCCGGTTCTTGGCCCGCTGTACTATGAGGTGATCTCCGGCCACTCGCTGCTGGTCTATGCGGCACTGGGGCTGGTGCCACTGTCCTGGTGGGTCCTGAACCGCACGCGGTTCGGTCTGCGTCTGCGGGCCGTCGGCGAAAACCCCGCGGCGGTGGATACGGCGGGGGTGTCGGTCGTGGGGCTGCGCTTTGCGGCAGTGGCAATCACCGGCGTCCTGTGCGGGTTGGCCGGGGCTTACATGGCAACAGCCCTGCAGGCAGGCTTTGGCAAGGACATGACGGCGGGGCGCGGCTATATCGCCCTTGCCGCCCTCATCTTCGCCAAATGGCGGCCGGTCGCGGCGCTGTGGGCTTGCCTCCTGTTCGGGTTCTTCCAGGCGCTTGCCCTGCGACCCGATGTGGTAGAGGCCGTTGTTCAGATGAAGGTGCCGGTCCCGTTCCTTGACGCCCTGCCCTATATCCTGACCGTCGTCGTGCTTGCAGGCTTCATCGGCAAGGCAATCCCGCCCCGCGCCGGCGGTGAGCCTTATGTGAAGGAACGCTAA
- a CDS encoding ABC transporter permease, giving the protein MDRLPRWADVALVPLVSLLLAAIISALVLLSIGQSPVEAFNVMVDGALGSAYGWGYTLYYTTSFIFTGLAVTMAFHAGLFNIGGEGQAQLGGLGVALVCLSLPWPHWTLALAAATLGAAVFGAAWAAIPAYLQAKRGSHIVITTIMFNYIAAAVLVYLLVDVLRPAGQMDPASARFPEGAKLPTLDTIPGFNLVFQKAVPANVTLFIALAMAVVVWAILWRTRLGYQIRAFGKSEPAARYAGINPVYIIMVAMLLSGGLAGMMSINNVMGEAERLLQNSSEGAGFIGIAVALMGRNHPIGVVLAALLFGFLYQGGAELGLWTSIPIEMRIVVQGLVILFTGALDVMVRMLLTRIFGLFRSQKLGAA; this is encoded by the coding sequence ATGGACCGCTTGCCGCGTTGGGCGGATGTCGCCCTCGTTCCGCTTGTCTCGCTCCTCCTCGCCGCGATCATCTCGGCCCTCGTGCTTCTGTCCATCGGACAAAGCCCGGTCGAGGCGTTCAACGTCATGGTCGATGGCGCGCTTGGGTCAGCCTATGGCTGGGGGTACACGCTGTACTACACCACCAGCTTCATCTTCACCGGCCTTGCAGTGACCATGGCCTTCCATGCGGGCCTCTTCAACATCGGCGGCGAGGGGCAAGCGCAGTTGGGTGGCCTTGGCGTGGCGCTGGTCTGCCTGTCGCTTCCCTGGCCACACTGGACCCTCGCGCTGGCGGCTGCGACGCTGGGTGCTGCGGTCTTCGGGGCGGCATGGGCGGCGATCCCGGCCTATCTGCAGGCCAAGCGCGGCAGCCATATCGTCATCACCACGATCATGTTCAACTACATCGCCGCTGCTGTGCTGGTCTACCTCCTTGTCGACGTCCTGCGCCCGGCGGGGCAGATGGACCCGGCCTCGGCCCGGTTCCCCGAAGGCGCCAAGCTGCCGACGCTGGACACCATCCCCGGCTTCAACCTGGTGTTCCAGAAGGCGGTGCCTGCCAACGTCACGCTATTCATCGCACTGGCCATGGCGGTTGTCGTCTGGGCGATCCTGTGGCGCACAAGGCTTGGCTATCAGATCCGCGCTTTCGGCAAGTCTGAACCGGCTGCGCGCTATGCCGGGATCAACCCGGTCTACATCATCATGGTCGCCATGCTGCTGTCGGGCGGCCTTGCCGGAATGATGAGCATCAACAACGTGATGGGCGAAGCCGAACGGTTGCTGCAGAACTCCTCCGAAGGCGCAGGCTTCATCGGCATCGCGGTTGCGCTGATGGGACGAAACCATCCGATTGGCGTGGTTCTGGCGGCGCTGCTGTTCGGCTTCCTCTACCAGGGCGGGGCCGAGCTGGGGCTGTGGACCTCGATCCCGATCGAGATGCGGATCGTGGTGCAGGGCCTTGTGATCCTGTTCACCGGGGCGCTCGACGTGATGGTGCGGATGCTGCTGACCCGCATCTTCGGCCTGTTCCGCAGCCAGAAGCTGGGAGCCGCATGA
- a CDS encoding sulfite exporter TauE/SafE family protein translates to MQLYLPIAEISVNAFLILGLGGVVGFLSGMFGVGGGFLITPLLFFIGVPPAVAVATGANQVVASSISGVLAQLRRKGVDFHMGGVLLAGGIAGSAIGVWVFRLMTEAGQIDLFVQLSYVLFLGLIGAMMLQESLRSLLRTRKPGAPIRRSHVHSWVHGLPLKMKFRASGLYISVIPPLIVGALVGFLAAIMGVGGGFIMVPAMIYLLGMPTKVVIGTSLFQIIFVTAFTTVMHAVTSQTVDMMLALILILGGVVGAQIGTRVGVRLKAEQLRILLSLLVLAVSVRIAVDLLVKPGELYSVAPGVLP, encoded by the coding sequence ATGCAGCTTTACCTCCCCATCGCCGAAATATCGGTCAATGCCTTCCTCATTCTGGGGCTGGGTGGGGTCGTGGGGTTCCTGTCCGGCATGTTCGGCGTGGGCGGCGGCTTTCTGATCACACCCCTTCTGTTTTTCATCGGCGTTCCCCCTGCCGTGGCTGTGGCCACCGGGGCTAATCAGGTGGTCGCCTCGTCGATTTCCGGCGTATTGGCCCAACTCAGGCGCAAGGGCGTGGACTTCCACATGGGGGGTGTCCTTCTGGCGGGGGGCATTGCCGGGTCAGCCATCGGGGTCTGGGTGTTCCGCCTGATGACCGAAGCCGGCCAGATCGACCTGTTTGTCCAGCTGTCCTACGTCCTTTTCCTTGGCCTCATCGGCGCGATGATGCTGCAGGAAAGCCTGCGCAGCCTGCTCCGGACCCGCAAACCCGGCGCGCCGATCCGGCGAAGCCATGTGCACTCCTGGGTGCATGGCCTGCCGCTCAAGATGAAATTCCGCGCAAGCGGGCTTTACATCAGCGTCATCCCGCCCCTGATCGTGGGGGCGCTGGTCGGGTTTCTGGCGGCGATCATGGGGGTCGGCGGCGGGTTCATCATGGTGCCCGCGATGATCTACCTCTTGGGGATGCCCACCAAGGTCGTGATCGGCACTTCGCTGTTCCAGATCATCTTCGTCACGGCTTTCACCACGGTCATGCACGCCGTCACCAGCCAGACGGTCGACATGATGCTGGCGCTGATCCTGATCCTTGGCGGGGTGGTCGGCGCGCAGATCGGCACGCGGGTGGGCGTACGGCTCAAGGCGGAACAGCTGCGCATCCTGCTGTCGCTTCTGGTGCTGGCAGTCTCCGTGCGGATCGCCGTGGACCTTCTGGTCAAACCGGGCGAGCTTTACTCGGTCGCACCCGGGGTGTTGCCATGA
- a CDS encoding NifU family protein, translating into MFIQTESTPNPATLKFLPGQTVLELGTADFPSADAAEKSPLARRIFAVGGVTGVFFGTDFVTVTKAEATDWQHIKPAILGAIMEHYQSGAAVMEGEGATGGGHAEHTGEDGDIVRQIKELLDTRVRPAVAQDGGDITFHGFDRGVVYLHMQGACAGCPSSTLTLKMGIENLLRHYIPEVLEVRPVAA; encoded by the coding sequence ATGTTCATCCAGACCGAATCCACGCCGAACCCCGCAACGCTCAAATTCCTGCCCGGCCAGACAGTGCTGGAACTTGGCACAGCCGATTTCCCCAGCGCCGATGCGGCAGAGAAATCGCCACTGGCCCGGCGCATCTTTGCGGTTGGTGGGGTGACCGGCGTGTTCTTTGGCACGGATTTCGTGACCGTGACCAAGGCGGAAGCCACGGACTGGCAGCACATCAAGCCCGCGATCCTTGGCGCGATCATGGAGCATTACCAGTCCGGCGCCGCCGTGATGGAAGGTGAGGGTGCCACAGGTGGCGGCCACGCCGAACATACTGGCGAAGATGGCGACATCGTGCGCCAGATCAAGGAATTGCTGGACACCCGCGTCCGCCCCGCCGTTGCGCAGGATGGTGGCGACATCACCTTTCACGGCTTTGACCGCGGCGTGGTCTATCTGCACATGCAGGGCGCCTGCGCGGGCTGCCCGTCCAGCACCCTGACGTTGAAGATGGGGATCGAGAACCTGCTGCGGCACTACATCCCCGAAGTGCTGGAAGTGCGCCCGGTCGCGGCCTGA